In a genomic window of Asticcacaulis sp.:
- a CDS encoding FAD-binding oxidoreductase → MSAPQNNALKKSLVIGGGVVGLNIALALQAQGFQVTLCDSGSRDSASYGNAGHIATEQAEPLASMATVKSAWRRWFMRGGALSLPPQGFFAWLPFSLRLLAAAQPRRFAQGKVALKSLLAQAMPAWQRRVADMGAPDLLCEDGHFVVWETPESAAKGLRAWSAADTGTASLRPVTDDEMAQLSALTQKKIYGAIRFIGTAQIADTRRMLETLGERFIERGGRYLLERVEKMIIRKGSAWAVLSGGEQLASDTVVIAAGIGSKPLLEGLGQAVPMIAERGYHIQTPDHGWPKGFPPVVFEDRSMIVTGFESGLRAASFVEFNRQDAAPDPRKWARLRRHVGELGLPFKGEGAAKTQQWIGTRPTLPDYLPAIGQSARADNLYYAFGHQHLGLTLGAITGEIVAEMIATGRAPGAFDLSRFK, encoded by the coding sequence TCAAAATAACGCACTTAAGAAGAGTTTGGTCATTGGTGGCGGCGTGGTCGGCCTGAATATCGCCCTGGCGCTTCAGGCACAGGGATTTCAGGTCACCTTATGTGATAGTGGCAGCCGGGACTCGGCGTCCTATGGCAATGCCGGCCATATCGCCACCGAACAGGCCGAGCCGCTCGCCTCTATGGCAACCGTAAAATCGGCCTGGCGGCGCTGGTTCATGCGTGGCGGCGCGCTCTCCCTTCCGCCGCAAGGCTTTTTTGCCTGGCTGCCGTTTTCGCTGCGTCTGCTGGCTGCGGCGCAACCCAGGCGTTTCGCACAAGGCAAGGTGGCCCTGAAAAGTCTTCTGGCCCAGGCCATGCCCGCGTGGCAACGACGGGTAGCGGATATGGGCGCGCCGGACCTGCTCTGTGAAGACGGCCATTTTGTCGTCTGGGAAACGCCGGAAAGCGCCGCCAAGGGGCTGCGCGCGTGGTCTGCCGCCGACACCGGAACGGCCAGCCTGCGACCAGTGACCGATGACGAGATGGCGCAATTATCGGCGCTGACGCAAAAGAAAATTTACGGGGCGATTCGCTTTATCGGCACGGCGCAGATCGCTGATACCCGCCGGATGCTGGAAACCCTGGGCGAGCGTTTCATCGAGCGCGGTGGCCGATATCTGCTTGAGCGCGTAGAGAAAATGATTATCCGCAAGGGCAGCGCCTGGGCGGTGCTGAGCGGGGGCGAACAACTGGCCTCCGATACGGTTGTGATTGCGGCGGGTATCGGCTCCAAACCCCTGCTGGAAGGTCTGGGTCAGGCTGTGCCTATGATCGCCGAGCGCGGCTATCATATCCAGACCCCGGATCATGGCTGGCCGAAGGGCTTCCCGCCGGTGGTCTTCGAGGATCGCTCGATGATCGTGACGGGATTTGAAAGTGGCTTGCGGGCGGCCTCGTTTGTCGAGTTCAATCGCCAGGATGCCGCGCCGGACCCGCGCAAGTGGGCGCGCCTGCGCCGGCATGTCGGTGAGCTTGGCCTGCCGTTCAAAGGCGAGGGGGCGGCCAAAACACAGCAATGGATCGGCACGCGGCCGACCCTGCCGGATTACCTGCCGGCCATCGGACAATCTGCCAGGGCAGATAACCTCTATTATGCTTTCGGCCACCAGCATCTCGGCTTGACCCTAGGCGCCATTACCGGCGAAATTGTTGCCGAGATGATAGCGACCGGTCGGGCGCCTGGCGCTTTCGACCTGTCGCGTTTCAAGTAA
- a CDS encoding Xaa-Pro peptidase family protein encodes MIGSSTPEAELAKLSVYAHQAPAIIITERLTRIEKARKLTRDMGADALLVGAGASLNYFAGVPWGASERLVGMLIPVTGDPLMICPFFELGSLEADMKITAEFRLWQEHESPHALIGQAMGDWGAKVIAVDPAMSFEMVSRLGPETGLDIREASSVINGCRMYKSAAELALMQQAKDMTILVHKAVARMLYEGITTKEVNTFIEAAHRKLGASGNSFVITQFGRGTAFPHGLPGEQRLKEGDMVLVDTGCYVQGYTSDITRTYIFGQPKPEYQRVWDIEKEAQAAAFARVEVGLPCEAVDYAARAVLEKAWPGAGLHSAGHAAPHRSRHWPQHP; translated from the coding sequence ATGATCGGTTCATCCACCCCCGAAGCCGAACTGGCCAAGCTGTCGGTCTATGCCCATCAGGCGCCGGCCATCATCATAACCGAACGCCTGACGCGTATCGAAAAGGCGCGCAAGCTGACCCGTGACATGGGCGCCGATGCGCTTCTGGTCGGGGCCGGAGCCAGCCTCAACTATTTCGCCGGCGTGCCGTGGGGGGCTTCCGAGCGTCTGGTCGGGATGCTGATCCCGGTGACCGGTGATCCGCTGATGATCTGTCCGTTCTTCGAACTGGGCTCGCTCGAAGCCGATATGAAGATTACCGCCGAGTTCCGCCTGTGGCAGGAGCATGAGAGCCCGCACGCCCTGATCGGCCAGGCCATGGGCGACTGGGGCGCCAAGGTGATCGCCGTCGATCCGGCCATGTCGTTCGAGATGGTCAGCCGTCTGGGCCCCGAAACCGGCTTAGATATCCGCGAAGCCTCGTCGGTCATCAATGGCTGCCGCATGTACAAGTCGGCGGCCGAACTGGCCCTGATGCAGCAGGCCAAGGACATGACCATCCTGGTGCATAAGGCCGTCGCGCGGATGCTTTACGAGGGTATTACCACGAAGGAGGTGAACACCTTTATCGAGGCGGCGCACCGCAAGTTGGGGGCTTCGGGCAATTCCTTCGTCATCACCCAGTTCGGCCGCGGTACGGCCTTCCCGCACGGCCTGCCCGGCGAGCAGCGCCTGAAGGAGGGCGATATGGTGCTGGTCGATACCGGCTGCTATGTGCAGGGCTATACATCGGACATCACCCGCACCTATATCTTCGGCCAGCCCAAGCCGGAATATCAGCGCGTCTGGGACATCGAAAAAGAAGCCCAGGCGGCCGCCTTTGCGCGCGTCGAGGTCGGCCTGCCGTGCGAAGCGGTCGATTACGCCGCCCGCGCCGTGCTGGAAAAAGCATGGCCTGGGGCCGGATTACACTCTGCCGGGCACGCCGCACCGCACAGGTCACGGCATTGGCCTCAGCATCCATGA
- a CDS encoding M24 family metallopeptidase has protein sequence MRGDKTPLAPGMCFSNEPMIVVPDTFGVRLEDHMYVTENGAKWFTEPQEAIDRV, from the coding sequence GTGCGTGGCGACAAGACCCCGCTGGCGCCGGGCATGTGCTTCTCAAATGAGCCGATGATCGTGGTGCCCGATACATTCGGCGTTCGCCTGGAAGACCATATGTACGTCACCGAAAATGGCGCGAAATGGTTCACCGAGCCACAGGAAGCCATCGACAGGGTATAG
- a CDS encoding MarR family transcriptional regulator: MSTAVHPSHLTSHLGFWLRFVSNHVSHAFARKLEGRDVTVAEWVLLRELYDADTIAPSRLAERMGMTRGAITKLADRLIAKGLVSRQANPEDARAQTLTITVAGQGLIPELSALADSNDAEFFGHLTPAEREEIERLLKDIITRRGLTAVPVS, translated from the coding sequence ATGAGTACTGCCGTACACCCCTCTCATCTGACTTCACACCTCGGCTTCTGGCTGAGGTTCGTCTCTAACCATGTTTCCCATGCCTTTGCCCGCAAACTGGAGGGCCGCGACGTCACCGTGGCGGAGTGGGTGCTGCTGCGAGAGCTTTATGATGCGGACACCATCGCTCCCAGCCGGCTGGCGGAGCGGATGGGCATGACGCGCGGGGCCATCACCAAACTGGCAGACCGCCTTATCGCCAAGGGACTGGTCAGCCGTCAGGCCAATCCGGAAGACGCGCGGGCCCAGACCCTGACAATCACGGTGGCAGGACAGGGACTTATCCCCGAACTCTCGGCTCTGGCAGATAGCAACGACGCCGAATTTTTCGGCCACCTGACGCCAGCCGAGCGAGAGGAAATTGAGCGACTGCTCAAGGATATTATTACGCGGCGCGGGTTGACGGCCGTGCCTGTCAGCTAG
- a CDS encoding DUF1398 family protein has product MHTSVISVIQDCHEASESDRMNFPQILEKFHFVGIEGYSVDYRRSAKTYYQPDGESLDLSFAPLEVPVAATFDSGRLQAAIREAQANAAGYTYRSFCRKVMLAGCAGYIVSIPGRRVLYFGRTAEIHIEHFPGQA; this is encoded by the coding sequence ATGCACACATCTGTTATATCCGTTATCCAGGATTGCCATGAAGCGTCCGAAAGCGATCGAATGAACTTTCCGCAGATACTGGAAAAATTTCATTTCGTCGGTATCGAGGGGTACAGCGTTGACTATCGCCGCTCGGCCAAGACATATTATCAGCCGGACGGTGAAAGCCTGGACCTTTCATTCGCTCCTCTTGAGGTGCCGGTGGCGGCCACTTTCGACAGCGGACGCCTGCAGGCTGCGATCCGTGAAGCCCAGGCCAATGCGGCGGGCTATACCTATCGCAGCTTTTGCCGCAAGGTGATGCTGGCTGGCTGTGCTGGCTATATCGTGTCTATTCCGGGCCGCCGTGTCCTTTATTTCGGACGGACGGCCGAAATCCATATCGAGCATTTTCCCGGACAGGCCTGA
- a CDS encoding glycoside hydrolase family 43 protein: protein MSPILAQAAERPSKIVNPLVLQRADPQVFRHDDGYYYMMASVPEYDRLAIRRARTLTGLARADETVVWRRPESGRMAGYIWAPELHHFDGQWHIYFAAGNGDDKFHIRTYVLSCPDTNPLTGKWSLTGQLETPWDTFTLDSTTFVHRGMRYVCWAQHEPGIDTNSNLYLAPLATPITLAAKPTRLTVPTYEWETIGFRVNEGPALLARNGRLFLTYSAAATDYHYCMGMLTARDDADIMDPASWIKSPEPVFRSSPAHSVWGPGHNSFTIDENGRDMLVYHARDYKEIQGDPLFDPNRHTRVQPIHYTADGIPDFGDPVANGPLI, encoded by the coding sequence ATGTCCCCTATTCTCGCGCAGGCGGCTGAGCGTCCGTCGAAGATCGTCAATCCGCTGGTCCTGCAACGCGCCGATCCGCAGGTATTCCGGCATGACGATGGCTATTACTACATGATGGCCTCGGTGCCGGAATATGACCGGCTGGCCATCCGCCGCGCCCGCACCCTGACCGGACTGGCGAGAGCGGACGAGACCGTGGTCTGGCGACGTCCGGAAAGCGGCCGGATGGCAGGCTATATCTGGGCGCCGGAACTGCATCATTTCGACGGTCAGTGGCACATCTATTTCGCCGCCGGTAATGGCGACGACAAGTTCCATATCCGCACCTATGTGCTCTCCTGCCCGGATACCAACCCGTTGACCGGAAAGTGGTCCCTGACCGGGCAGCTTGAAACGCCGTGGGATACCTTCACTCTCGATTCGACGACCTTCGTCCATCGCGGCATGCGCTATGTGTGCTGGGCGCAGCACGAACCAGGGATCGACACCAACAGCAATCTCTACCTGGCGCCCCTGGCAACGCCGATCACTCTCGCTGCAAAACCGACCCGTCTGACGGTGCCGACCTATGAGTGGGAAACCATCGGCTTCAGGGTCAATGAAGGTCCGGCCCTTTTGGCGCGCAACGGCCGCCTCTTCCTGACCTATTCGGCCGCCGCCACCGATTACCATTACTGCATGGGTATGCTGACCGCGCGCGACGATGCCGACATCATGGATCCGGCGTCATGGATAAAATCACCGGAACCGGTATTCAGGAGTTCGCCAGCCCATAGCGTCTGGGGCCCCGGTCACAACAGCTTCACCATCGATGAAAACGGGCGCGACATGCTGGTCTATCACGCCCGCGACTATAAGGAAATCCAGGGTGATCCCCTGTTCGACCCGAACCGCCATACCCGCGTCCAGCCGATCCATTACACGGCGGACGGTATACCCGATTTCGGTGACCCCGTGGCAAATGGCCCGTTGATTTAG
- a CDS encoding methyltransferase domain-containing protein: MRDSDKVFAGSVPENYDRHMVPLIFQPYADDMARRAAALKLDAVLEIAAGTGVVTRALVPQLPPETRYIVTDLNPPMLDYAASQQPPDKRIQWQQADAMALPFANESFDLVFCQFGAMFFPDRAQAYREARRVLKAGGRFLFSVWDRIETNVFADDVTNALARLLPADPPRFLARTPHGYHDTTVIRSELETAGFSDVAIDTRTETSRAPSPHHVATAYCQGTLLRNDLEAAGGNLEAATDYVTASLAGRHGHGAIAAKIQAHVITAVV; the protein is encoded by the coding sequence ATGCGGGACTCAGACAAGGTATTCGCGGGCTCGGTGCCGGAAAATTATGACCGCCACATGGTGCCGCTGATCTTCCAGCCCTATGCCGACGATATGGCTAGGCGTGCGGCCGCCCTGAAACTGGATGCGGTACTGGAAATCGCTGCAGGCACCGGTGTCGTTACGCGTGCCCTGGTACCGCAATTACCGCCCGAAACCCGCTATATCGTCACCGACCTGAACCCGCCGATGCTTGATTACGCGGCCTCACAGCAACCGCCGGATAAGCGCATCCAATGGCAACAGGCCGACGCCATGGCGCTGCCGTTTGCAAACGAAAGCTTCGATCTCGTCTTCTGTCAGTTCGGCGCCATGTTCTTTCCGGATCGCGCACAGGCTTACCGCGAAGCCCGGCGTGTACTGAAAGCCGGCGGGCGTTTCCTGTTCAGCGTCTGGGATCGCATCGAGACGAATGTGTTTGCCGATGACGTGACCAATGCCCTCGCCCGCCTCCTGCCGGCAGATCCGCCGCGTTTTCTGGCCCGCACACCGCATGGCTACCACGATACGACAGTGATACGTAGCGAACTGGAGACCGCGGGCTTCTCTGATGTGGCCATAGACACCCGAACCGAAACCAGCCGCGCGCCATCCCCACATCATGTGGCCACCGCCTATTGCCAGGGCACCCTTCTGCGCAATGATCTCGAGGCCGCCGGTGGAAACCTGGAAGCTGCAACAGATTATGTCACCGCTTCGCTGGCCGGAAGACATGGTCATGGCGCGATCGCCGCGAAGATACAGGCCCATGTCATCACGGCCGTGGTTTGA
- a CDS encoding glycoside hydrolase, whose amino-acid sequence MKRGLSFAVLIASLLLSGSLVSSPGLATEAERAVMAKAEIPFFDARLITHPPQWLNLDPFYQKYADAGGIPIIGSKNVPDAGIMVARDIVLYMLSERPDIRNQLIRYGARVGIMAIDETTTDIPEQSDWKKPAIDDPRLSKCDVRDYAKGIGLQSDRDYWAQRARGMGGTYTTGAAENIMGVPGTRYYGENILVHEFSHSIFEAIRTADPVLETRVEAAYAHAREKRLWQGAYMANTLDEYWAEGTQFWFNSNKAYITDTLTVVNADDFKAHDPEFYALLSEVYRWDHRIPADVYYMHPARMNTAHISLDESGKAKDDCFS is encoded by the coding sequence ATGAAGCGGGGGCTTTCTTTCGCTGTCCTGATCGCCAGCCTTCTGTTGTCCGGGTCTTTAGTATCAAGTCCGGGCCTGGCGACAGAAGCGGAGCGCGCCGTTATGGCAAAGGCGGAAATCCCATTCTTCGACGCCCGCCTTATCACGCACCCGCCGCAGTGGCTGAACCTTGACCCGTTCTACCAGAAATATGCCGATGCCGGCGGCATTCCGATCATCGGCTCGAAGAATGTCCCTGACGCGGGCATCATGGTTGCGCGCGATATCGTGCTTTACATGCTTTCAGAGCGGCCGGATATCCGCAACCAGTTGATCCGGTATGGCGCCCGCGTCGGCATCATGGCGATCGACGAAACGACGACAGATATTCCTGAACAAAGCGACTGGAAAAAGCCGGCCATCGATGATCCGCGACTGTCGAAATGCGATGTGCGCGATTATGCCAAGGGCATCGGCCTGCAAAGCGACCGCGACTACTGGGCGCAGCGCGCCCGCGGCATGGGCGGCACCTACACCACGGGGGCGGCTGAAAACATCATGGGCGTGCCCGGCACGCGCTATTACGGCGAGAACATCCTGGTTCACGAGTTCTCGCACAGCATTTTCGAGGCTATCCGCACGGCCGATCCGGTGCTGGAAACGCGCGTTGAAGCCGCCTATGCCCATGCCAGGGAAAAGCGCCTGTGGCAGGGCGCCTACATGGCCAATACGCTGGATGAATACTGGGCCGAAGGCACGCAGTTCTGGTTCAATTCCAACAAGGCATACATCACCGACACCCTGACAGTCGTGAACGCCGACGATTTCAAGGCCCATGATCCGGAATTCTACGCCCTTCTGTCGGAAGTCTACCGCTGGGATCATCGTATTCCGGCCGATGTTTATTACATGCACCCCGCCCGCATGAACACGGCGCACATCAGCCTGGACGAAAGCGGCAAGGCGAAAGATGACTGTTTCTCGTAA
- a CDS encoding glycoside hydrolase family 127 protein translates to MTRPILPDMTKIDRRFLLRGAAAGSLLASISGVAYAKESGIALPSVAQPVPMEDVRLLPSPFNDAVEANTKYLMFLSPDRFLHNYHKFAGLPVKGEIYGGWESDTIAGEGLGHYLSALSLMYAQTGNPECLNRVNYIVDELAKVQAAQGDGYTGAIMRKRKDGSLVDGKEIFPEIMAGDIRSAGFDLNGAWSPYYSLHKLFAGLLDADKYCGNKKAIDVAVGFGGYIEKVFAALDDEQTQKMLNCEYGGLNESFAELYTRTNDPRWLKLSQRIYDKKVLDPLKAGEDKLANFHANTQIPKLIALARLHEITGDASDANAASFFWQRVTQHHSFVIGGNADREYFFEPDTIATHITEQTCESCNSYNMLKLTRHLYSWSPDAAYFDYYERTHLNHILAQQNPKTGMFAYMMPLMSGTAREFSSPENDFWCCVLTGIESHSKHGDSIYWQQDDTLFVNLYIPSTLNWAAQNAAFQLDTKYPYDGHIAFKMTQLSGAKTFTVALRIPAWAASSKFLVNGKPAMATSAKGYALVRRKWRAGDVVTLDLPLDLRFEHTAGDEKVVALLRGPMVLTADLGSAEDKWEGDAPALVGADLLAGFTPVSVEQAVYKTNGIGRPGDMTFKPFYSQWERRNATYFSKYNDAEWAEAQVAYKAEQARLKDEAARSVDVMHLGEMQPERDHNLKSEISYPVIYRGRQGRDARTLGFFSFEMNTQRDGKDVGPLILQATYWGSENNRVFDILVDGVTIAHERLTGRQPGAWIDVDYPIPLELTKGKAKVTIKFDPKEGKTAGPVFGVKLFTAAAAGTTA, encoded by the coding sequence ATGACCCGCCCGATACTGCCAGATATGACTAAGATCGACCGCCGTTTCCTGCTGAGGGGCGCCGCGGCCGGCAGCCTTCTGGCCTCGATCAGCGGCGTGGCTTATGCGAAGGAGAGCGGCATAGCCCTGCCATCGGTGGCGCAACCGGTGCCGATGGAAGATGTGCGCCTTTTGCCGTCGCCTTTCAATGACGCGGTCGAGGCCAATACCAAGTACCTGATGTTCCTGTCGCCGGACCGCTTCCTGCATAACTATCACAAGTTCGCTGGGCTTCCCGTCAAGGGTGAGATCTATGGTGGCTGGGAATCCGACACCATCGCCGGCGAAGGGCTCGGCCACTATCTCAGCGCTCTGTCTTTGATGTATGCGCAGACCGGCAATCCGGAATGCCTGAACCGCGTCAACTATATTGTCGATGAGCTGGCCAAGGTGCAGGCGGCGCAGGGCGATGGCTATACCGGCGCCATCATGCGCAAGCGCAAGGACGGTTCGCTCGTTGACGGCAAGGAAATCTTCCCGGAAATCATGGCGGGCGATATCCGTTCGGCCGGTTTCGATCTCAATGGCGCCTGGTCGCCCTATTACAGCCTGCACAAGCTGTTCGCCGGCCTGCTCGATGCCGACAAGTACTGCGGCAACAAGAAGGCCATCGACGTCGCGGTCGGCTTCGGCGGCTATATCGAGAAGGTCTTTGCCGCGCTCGATGACGAGCAAACACAAAAGATGCTCAACTGTGAATATGGCGGGCTCAATGAATCCTTTGCCGAACTTTATACCCGCACCAATGACCCGCGCTGGCTGAAACTCTCGCAGCGAATCTATGACAAGAAGGTGCTCGATCCGTTGAAGGCCGGCGAGGACAAGCTGGCCAATTTCCACGCCAATACCCAGATCCCCAAACTGATCGCGCTGGCGCGCCTGCACGAGATCACCGGCGACGCCTCGGACGCCAATGCCGCCAGCTTCTTCTGGCAGCGCGTGACCCAGCACCACAGCTTCGTCATCGGCGGCAATGCCGACCGCGAATACTTCTTCGAGCCGGATACCATCGCCACCCACATCACCGAACAGACCTGTGAAAGCTGCAACAGCTACAATATGCTGAAGCTGACGCGGCATCTCTATAGCTGGTCGCCGGATGCTGCCTATTTCGACTATTACGAACGCACGCACCTCAACCATATCCTGGCGCAGCAGAATCCGAAGACGGGCATGTTCGCCTATATGATGCCACTTATGTCGGGCACGGCGCGAGAGTTCTCCTCGCCGGAAAATGATTTCTGGTGTTGCGTGCTGACCGGCATCGAAAGCCATTCCAAGCACGGCGACAGCATCTACTGGCAACAAGACGACACCTTGTTCGTCAATCTGTATATTCCCTCGACCCTGAACTGGGCGGCCCAGAACGCGGCTTTCCAGCTCGACACCAAATATCCCTATGATGGCCATATCGCCTTCAAGATGACCCAGCTATCGGGCGCCAAAACCTTCACAGTGGCCCTGCGCATTCCGGCCTGGGCGGCCTCGTCGAAATTCCTCGTCAATGGCAAGCCAGCCATGGCGACCTCGGCCAAGGGCTATGCCCTCGTCCGCCGCAAGTGGCGTGCCGGCGACGTGGTCACGCTCGACTTGCCGCTTGATCTGCGGTTTGAACATACGGCCGGTGACGAGAAGGTCGTGGCCCTCTTGCGCGGGCCGATGGTGCTCACCGCTGATCTCGGTTCCGCCGAAGACAAATGGGAAGGCGACGCGCCGGCGCTTGTCGGCGCCGATTTGCTGGCCGGTTTCACACCGGTTTCGGTCGAGCAGGCGGTCTACAAAACGAATGGCATCGGTCGTCCGGGCGATATGACCTTCAAGCCTTTCTATTCCCAGTGGGAGCGCCGCAACGCGACCTATTTCAGCAAGTATAATGACGCCGAATGGGCCGAGGCGCAGGTGGCCTATAAGGCCGAGCAGGCCCGCCTGAAGGACGAAGCGGCGCGGTCGGTCGATGTCATGCACCTCGGCGAGATGCAGCCGGAACGCGACCACAATCTGAAATCGGAAATCTCGTATCCGGTCATCTATCGCGGTCGTCAGGGCCGTGATGCCCGCACGCTTGGCTTCTTCTCGTTCGAGATGAATACCCAGCGTGACGGCAAGGATGTGGGCCCGTTGATTTTGCAGGCCACCTACTGGGGTTCGGAAAACAACCGTGTCTTCGATATTCTGGTCGATGGCGTGACCATCGCTCACGAACGCCTGACCGGCCGTCAGCCCGGCGCCTGGATCGATGTCGATTACCCTATCCCGCTGGAACTGACCAAGGGTAAGGCCAAGGTGACGATCAAGTTCGATCCAAAGGAAGGCAAGACGGCCGGGCCGGTGTTTGGTGTCAAGCTGTTCACCGCCGCCGCTGCCGGGACTACCGCTTAA
- a CDS encoding MHS family MFS transporter codes for MTNHPKPLNSPFKVLIASLAGTTIEFFDFYVYATAAVLVFPTLFFPASDPTSAMLQSFATFSIAFFARPIGAMVFGHFGDRIGRKATLVAALLTMGISTVVIGLLPGFKQIGVWAPLLLSLCRFGQGFGLGGEWGGAVLLATENAPEGKRSWYGMFPQLGAPVGLFLSSGIFWVLLHFISQDALLSWGWRIPFISSIVLIAVGLWMRLSITETPEFQKAVETEERVKVPLAEIFRSHKRSLFLGTFVAMVTFVLFYIGTAYLMSYNVKVRHIPFLDALAIQIFSSISFGIFIPLSGKLSERFGRRAVLVGTTVLIGAFSFLLPVLLGGSESGILLFAVIAMALMGMTYAPIGTALAAPFPTSVRYTGASMTFNLAGIVGASLAPYAATWLQGHYGLAYVGYYLLAASVITLLCILASRKGEV; via the coding sequence ATGACCAACCATCCAAAGCCGCTTAATTCGCCGTTCAAGGTGCTGATCGCCAGCCTGGCCGGCACAACCATCGAGTTCTTCGACTTTTATGTCTATGCCACGGCGGCGGTGCTGGTCTTCCCGACCCTGTTCTTCCCGGCCAGCGACCCGACCTCGGCGATGCTGCAATCCTTTGCCACCTTCTCGATCGCCTTCTTTGCCCGGCCGATCGGGGCTATGGTGTTTGGTCATTTTGGCGACCGCATCGGGCGTAAAGCCACCTTAGTAGCCGCACTCCTGACCATGGGGATTTCCACCGTGGTGATCGGCCTCCTACCCGGTTTCAAACAGATTGGCGTCTGGGCGCCCCTGCTCCTCTCGCTGTGCCGCTTCGGCCAGGGCTTCGGCCTCGGCGGTGAATGGGGCGGCGCGGTGCTGCTGGCTACCGAGAACGCCCCTGAAGGCAAGCGCTCGTGGTACGGCATGTTTCCGCAACTGGGCGCGCCTGTCGGCCTGTTCCTCTCCTCCGGAATCTTCTGGGTGCTGCTGCACTTTATCTCTCAGGACGCTCTGCTGAGCTGGGGCTGGCGCATCCCCTTCATTTCGTCGATTGTGCTGATCGCCGTCGGCCTGTGGATGCGCCTGTCGATCACCGAGACGCCGGAATTCCAGAAGGCTGTCGAGACCGAGGAACGCGTCAAGGTGCCGCTGGCCGAAATTTTCCGCAGCCACAAACGCAGCCTGTTCCTCGGCACCTTCGTCGCCATGGTGACCTTCGTGCTGTTCTATATCGGCACCGCCTACCTGATGTCCTACAATGTCAAGGTCCGGCACATTCCATTTCTTGATGCCCTGGCGATCCAGATTTTCAGTTCGATTTCGTTCGGCATTTTCATTCCCCTGTCGGGCAAGCTATCCGAGCGCTTCGGCCGCCGCGCGGTGCTGGTCGGCACCACCGTACTGATCGGCGCCTTTTCTTTCCTGCTGCCAGTTCTGCTGGGCGGCAGCGAAAGCGGCATCCTGCTGTTCGCGGTCATCGCCATGGCACTGATGGGCATGACCTACGCCCCGATCGGCACCGCCCTGGCCGCCCCTTTCCCCACCAGCGTCCGCTACACCGGCGCCTCAATGACCTTCAATCTGGCGGGGATTGTCGGGGCATCGCTGGCGCCCTATGCCGCCACCTGGCTCCAGGGCCATTACGGTCTGGCCTATGTCGGCTACTATCTGCTGGCGGCTTCGGTCATCACGCTGCTTTGCATACTCGCCTCGCGCAAAGGTGAAGTCTGA